The Beijerinckiaceae bacterium RH AL1 genome has a segment encoding these proteins:
- a CDS encoding hypothetical protein (ID:RHAL1_03148;~conserved protein of unknown function;~source:Prodigal:2.6), which translates to MHRHVAAFAILAVVAVPTVTQAQGLVGGAERGYRAGDRALGPIGGVVGGAVGAGIGTVNGALGIHPRYFFYQGRRCYYSRHHRVCR; encoded by the coding sequence ATGCATCGCCATGTCGCCGCCTTCGCCATCCTCGCCGTTGTCGCCGTGCCTACGGTGACCCAGGCGCAAGGCCTCGTCGGCGGCGCTGAACGAGGCTATCGCGCCGGCGACCGCGCCCTCGGTCCGATCGGCGGCGTCGTCGGCGGGGCAGTCGGCGCCGGCATCGGCACGGTCAACGGCGCGCTCGGCATCCACCCGCGCTACTTCTTCTATCAAGGGCGCCGCTGCTATTATTCGCGTCACCATCGCGTCTGCCGCTGA
- the comM gene encoding Competence protein ComM (ID:RHAL1_03149;~source:Prodigal:2.6): MVVRVATVAFEGIEARPVDVQVQISSGNVFFGIVGLGDKAVAESKERVRAALFASGLALPAKRIVVNLAPADLPKEGSHYDLPIALGIMAAIGALPADMLSSYVVLGELALDGTLTPVVGVLPAAIAANARGLGLICPKETGPEAAWAAADMDVLAPRSLIQLANHFSGNQVIGRPKAAIRKAAGPLPDLADIKGQESAKRALEIAAAGGHALLFNGPPGAGKSMLAARLPSILPPLTPAELLEVSLIHSIAGSLANGELTDRRPFRAPHHSASMPALVGGGAGARPGEISLAHNGVLFLDELPEFQPTVLDSLRQPLETGEVMVARANHRVTYPARFQLVAAMNPCRCGHAIDPGYACHRQPNARCIAQYTARLSGPLLDRIDMHVEVPAVSAADLMLPPPAEGSAEVAARVAAARATQARRYTALAHPEVTCNAAAPAKLIEAVARPDVAGQKLIREASERLQLSARGFHRVLKLARTIADLDGAETVASHHLAEALSYRADQANGLSTNRTR; the protein is encoded by the coding sequence ATGGTTGTTCGGGTGGCGACGGTCGCGTTCGAGGGGATCGAGGCGCGACCGGTCGACGTCCAGGTCCAGATCTCCTCCGGCAACGTCTTCTTCGGCATCGTCGGGCTCGGGGACAAGGCGGTCGCGGAATCGAAGGAGCGCGTGCGCGCCGCGCTCTTCGCCTCAGGGCTCGCGCTGCCGGCCAAGCGCATCGTCGTCAACCTCGCGCCGGCCGACCTGCCGAAGGAAGGCAGCCACTACGACCTGCCGATCGCGCTCGGCATCATGGCCGCGATCGGCGCATTGCCCGCCGACATGCTGTCGTCCTACGTCGTGCTCGGCGAGCTGGCGCTCGACGGCACGCTGACCCCGGTCGTCGGCGTGCTGCCCGCCGCCATCGCCGCGAATGCCCGCGGCCTCGGGCTGATCTGCCCGAAGGAGACGGGGCCGGAGGCCGCCTGGGCCGCCGCCGACATGGACGTGCTCGCCCCCCGCTCGCTCATCCAGCTCGCCAACCATTTTTCGGGCAACCAGGTGATCGGGCGGCCGAAGGCGGCGATCCGCAAGGCGGCCGGCCCGCTGCCCGACCTCGCCGACATCAAGGGCCAGGAGAGCGCCAAGCGAGCGCTCGAGATCGCGGCCGCGGGCGGCCACGCGCTGCTCTTCAATGGGCCGCCGGGCGCCGGCAAGTCGATGCTGGCGGCGCGCCTGCCCTCGATCCTGCCGCCGCTGACGCCGGCCGAGCTGCTCGAGGTCTCGCTGATCCACTCGATCGCCGGCTCGCTCGCCAACGGCGAGCTGACCGACCGCCGGCCGTTCCGCGCGCCGCACCATTCCGCCTCGATGCCCGCGCTCGTCGGAGGCGGCGCCGGCGCGCGGCCGGGCGAGATCTCGCTCGCCCACAACGGCGTGCTGTTCCTCGACGAGCTGCCGGAGTTCCAGCCGACCGTGCTCGACTCGCTACGCCAGCCGCTGGAGACCGGCGAGGTGATGGTGGCGCGCGCCAATCATCGCGTGACCTATCCCGCGCGCTTCCAGCTCGTCGCGGCGATGAACCCGTGCCGCTGCGGCCACGCCATCGACCCCGGCTATGCCTGCCACCGCCAGCCTAACGCCCGCTGCATCGCGCAGTACACCGCGCGGCTCTCCGGCCCGCTGCTCGATCGCATCGACATGCATGTCGAGGTACCGGCCGTCTCTGCCGCCGACCTGATGCTGCCGCCGCCGGCCGAAGGCTCGGCCGAGGTCGCGGCCAGGGTGGCCGCCGCCCGCGCGACGCAGGCCCGCCGCTACACGGCGCTCGCGCACCCCGAGGTGACGTGCAATGCCGCCGCGCCGGCCAAGCTGATCGAGGCGGTCGCGCGGCCCGACGTCGCCGGCCAGAAGCTCATCCGCGAGGCTTCCGAACGGCTGCAGCTCTCCGCGCGGGGGTTTCACCGGGTGCTGAAGCTCGCCCGCACCATCGCCGACCTCGACGGCGCCGAGACGGTGGCAAGCCACCATCTCGCCGAGGCACTGTCGTACCGCGCGGATCAGGCCAATGGTTTGAGCACGAACCGCACGCGGTGA